One region of Halomonas huangheensis genomic DNA includes:
- the folK gene encoding 2-amino-4-hydroxy-6-hydroxymethyldihydropteridine diphosphokinase → MALVTLSLGSNIERGQHIRACLDALADSFGELAISRVFESRPVGFEDGRNFYNLVVAFDSDCSVAELQAWCKDIERRHGRLKDSPKFSPRTLDIDILTVNQLCGEHGGVLLPRGEILHHAFVLWPLSELLPDIRHPIDGRRYDELWAAFDDHDQALWPIEFHWQGHLLPLQGTPPQA, encoded by the coding sequence ATGGCACTGGTAACACTGAGCCTGGGCAGTAACATCGAGCGCGGCCAACACATCCGCGCCTGTCTGGATGCTCTCGCCGATAGCTTCGGTGAGCTGGCTATCTCGCGGGTGTTCGAAAGCCGTCCGGTGGGATTCGAGGACGGCCGTAACTTCTACAATCTGGTGGTCGCCTTCGACAGTGATTGCTCTGTGGCGGAACTGCAGGCCTGGTGCAAGGACATCGAGCGACGCCATGGACGCCTCAAGGACAGCCCCAAGTTCAGTCCTCGCACACTGGATATCGACATCCTTACGGTCAATCAGTTGTGTGGCGAGCATGGTGGTGTACTGTTGCCCCGTGGAGAAATCCTCCACCACGCCTTTGTCCTCTGGCCCTTGTCCGAACTGCTGCCTGACATTCGCCACCCCATTGATGGCCGCCGCTATGACGAACTGTGGGCAGCTTTCGATGATCACGATCAGGCGTTATGGCCCATTGAATTCCATTGGCAAGGCCATCTACTTCCCCTACAGGGTACGCCGCCTCAAGCCTGA
- the folB gene encoding dihydroneopterin aldolase → MDQVLIEALEVDTVIGVYDWERTITQRLSLDLCLATDIRAAAERDDLSLTLDYDAISQRIGRFASEHDFALVETFAERLTAMLRDEFAIAWLRLTIRKPGAVPNARAVGVMIERGVRPETA, encoded by the coding sequence ATGGACCAGGTACTTATCGAAGCGCTCGAAGTAGACACCGTGATCGGCGTCTACGACTGGGAGCGCACCATCACTCAACGGTTGTCACTGGACCTGTGCCTGGCCACCGACATCCGTGCAGCAGCCGAGCGGGATGACCTTTCGCTGACTCTGGACTATGACGCCATCAGCCAGCGCATCGGTCGTTTCGCCAGCGAACATGACTTCGCGCTGGTCGAGACCTTCGCTGAGCGCCTGACCGCCATGCTGAGAGACGAGTTTGCCATTGCCTGGCTTCGCCTCACAATCCGCAAGCCCGGCGCCGTTCCCAATGCAAGAGCAGTGGGCGTCATGATCGAACGTGGCGTCCGACCGGAGACCGCCTGA
- the plsY gene encoding glycerol-3-phosphate 1-O-acyltransferase PlsY has protein sequence MALAVLGYLSGTWLGAITVCRLARLPDPRLTGSSNPGFSNVLRLHGKRLALATLLIDMAKGWPVLLMGMALELAPWGLGVVGLGVLLGHCYPLWYHLRGGKAVASAFGIMLLLTPGVALICALIWVLLAWRVHTAAVASLTSACLAPLISLWLAPDFVWVVVAFAILVLIRHALNIRRLRDGSEHQL, from the coding sequence CTGGCGCTGGCAGTGCTCGGATACCTGAGTGGCACCTGGCTGGGAGCGATCACTGTCTGCCGTCTTGCTCGGTTGCCTGACCCGCGCCTGACCGGGTCCAGCAATCCGGGGTTTTCCAACGTGCTGCGCCTGCATGGCAAGCGCCTTGCGTTGGCAACATTGCTGATCGATATGGCCAAGGGCTGGCCGGTGTTGCTGATGGGAATGGCGTTGGAGCTGGCTCCCTGGGGACTGGGAGTCGTAGGTCTAGGGGTACTGTTGGGCCACTGTTATCCGTTGTGGTATCACCTGCGCGGTGGCAAGGCGGTGGCCAGTGCGTTTGGCATCATGTTGTTGCTGACGCCGGGAGTTGCCTTGATCTGTGCGTTGATCTGGGTGCTGCTGGCATGGCGGGTTCATACTGCAGCAGTTGCCTCCTTGACCAGCGCCTGTTTGGCACCGCTGATCAGTCTATGGCTGGCGCCGGATTTCGTCTGGGTCGTGGTGGCCTTTGCCATCCTGGTGCTGATCCGCCACGCGCTGAATATTCGACGCCTGCGTGATGGCAGCGAGCATCAGTTGTAG
- a CDS encoding carbohydrate kinase family protein: MTPVIAFGEALVDMLSSRLGDDRQQGPETFTPYAGGAPANVAVACARLGLPSSFLGMLGADYFGDFLEQELRHHGVDVSGVVRTQLARTCVAFVSRDSSGERTFDFYRPPAADLLYRTEHLPAGVFANPAIIHLCSNSLTDPDIAQTTLAITEMAHRSGSLVSVDANLRHNLWPDHHVDISLVTRLIDQAALVKVSSEELDHLRAEHPREDWIAQRLAAGVRLIVVTDGPGSVEAYTAHGMTSMTPPAVKAVDTTAGGDAFIGGLLAALAEHDWQADGWQYDTDFLDRALGLACRCGAHAVTRPGAYIALPKPEDVGL; encoded by the coding sequence ATGACCCCAGTCATAGCCTTCGGCGAAGCCCTCGTCGATATGCTTTCCAGTCGCCTCGGCGATGATCGTCAGCAGGGGCCGGAGACATTCACCCCCTATGCCGGTGGAGCTCCGGCCAATGTCGCAGTGGCCTGCGCTCGCCTCGGACTCCCCAGCAGCTTTCTCGGCATGCTCGGCGCCGACTATTTCGGCGATTTTCTTGAACAGGAGCTCAGGCACCATGGTGTCGATGTCAGTGGCGTAGTGCGTACGCAATTGGCACGCACCTGTGTGGCCTTTGTCTCCCGAGACAGCAGTGGCGAACGCACCTTCGACTTCTATCGCCCCCCCGCCGCCGACCTGCTCTACCGAACCGAACATCTGCCCGCTGGCGTCTTCGCCAATCCGGCCATCATTCACCTATGCAGTAATAGTCTGACAGATCCTGATATCGCTCAGACAACGCTGGCCATTACCGAGATGGCGCATCGCTCTGGCAGCCTGGTCAGTGTCGATGCCAATCTGCGCCACAACCTCTGGCCGGACCATCACGTCGATATTTCGCTGGTTACCCGACTGATCGACCAGGCCGCATTGGTCAAGGTTTCCAGCGAAGAACTCGATCATCTACGCGCCGAACATCCCCGCGAGGACTGGATCGCCCAGCGCCTGGCGGCAGGAGTGCGGCTCATCGTGGTGACGGATGGCCCCGGTTCGGTAGAGGCCTACACCGCCCACGGAATGACATCCATGACACCTCCCGCAGTGAAGGCAGTCGACACAACGGCTGGTGGCGATGCCTTTATCGGCGGCCTGCTCGCAGCTCTCGCCGAGCACGACTGGCAGGCGGATGGTTGGCAATACGACACCGACTTCCTCGACCGAGCCCTTGGCCTGGCTTGCCGCTGCGGTGCCCATGCGGTGACGCGTCCCGGTGCCTATATCGCCCTGCCAAAGCCTGAGGATGTGGGGTTGTAA
- a CDS encoding D-hexose-6-phosphate mutarotase translates to MIPASLKALIDATEGQRIVSWAGREIWVANEIWGQLAISLQGAQVLHYLPAPEDARATGEPATINSGVDDPLVAGGWLWVTPTPQEAPGAIRGGIPLCWPWFASENTADESPDRSGPMHGPARKANWQLDAVDEHEEGIEVHLSLPERLHSQLHPRAVVQANAQRLHVELITEHVGDTPIKMTAALHSYLAVDDVFACRVEGLIGARYLDKLKDFAESEQQGELGVRSGVDRIYHSNAEVTLDDGQRRMRVARQNSDSVVVWNPGDNVHPDTPPLTARRFLCIESANTRLDPVWMVPGAQHMLGTTLSLTND, encoded by the coding sequence ATGATTCCCGCATCACTCAAGGCGCTGATTGACGCCACCGAAGGACAGCGCATCGTCAGCTGGGCCGGACGTGAAATCTGGGTCGCCAATGAAATCTGGGGGCAGTTGGCGATCTCATTGCAGGGCGCTCAGGTGCTTCATTATCTTCCCGCGCCCGAAGACGCGCGAGCCACAGGCGAACCGGCGACCATCAACAGTGGTGTTGATGATCCACTGGTCGCGGGTGGTTGGCTATGGGTTACGCCCACGCCGCAGGAGGCTCCAGGTGCGATTCGTGGCGGTATCCCACTGTGCTGGCCCTGGTTTGCCAGTGAGAACACTGCCGATGAGTCTCCTGACCGCTCAGGCCCGATGCATGGACCGGCGCGCAAGGCCAACTGGCAGTTGGATGCCGTCGATGAGCATGAAGAAGGTATTGAGGTTCACCTGTCGTTGCCCGAGCGGCTGCACAGTCAACTGCATCCGCGCGCGGTGGTCCAGGCCAATGCGCAGCGCCTGCATGTCGAGCTGATCACCGAGCATGTCGGAGATACGCCAATCAAGATGACCGCAGCCCTGCATAGCTATCTGGCGGTGGATGATGTCTTCGCCTGTCGCGTAGAAGGTCTCATCGGCGCTCGTTATCTCGACAAACTCAAGGACTTTGCCGAAAGCGAACAGCAAGGCGAACTTGGTGTGCGCTCCGGCGTCGATCGCATCTATCACAGCAACGCAGAGGTCACTCTCGACGATGGCCAGCGCCGCATGCGTGTCGCCCGCCAGAACAGTGACTCGGTGGTGGTATGGAATCCCGGTGACAATGTGCACCCGGATACTCCGCCTCTTACCGCCAGGCGCTTTCTGTGCATCGAGTCCGCCAACACCCGTCTCGATCCAGTGTGGATGGTGCCTGGCGCCCAGCATATGCTCGGCACCACCCTGTCGCTGACCAACGACTGA
- the glk gene encoding glucokinase: MTRPALIGDIGGTNARLALVLPGTTDPYSILTLPCADYPGVVEAVQDYLERVGATGDQAPREACLAFACPVHDERVTMTNNHWDFTKSEVKDALGLELFKVINDFMGQALGVPHVPDTDLVTIHQGAIVDHATRLVIGPGTGLGMAGVFPARRAWIPLPNEGGHASFAPTDDRELEIYQHFHRRYGRVSVERVLCGQGLLDLYRILAEIEGLPSTATSPAEVTRAANAGDPLGRDTILRFLKILGDTAGDAALTIGARGGVYLCGGIVPRLIDWLPHSGFLNAFCAKGRMRPYNEAISVHVVKAPWTGLLGAAEALHNEEVE; this comes from the coding sequence ATGACACGCCCTGCTCTGATCGGTGACATCGGTGGCACCAACGCCCGTCTGGCGCTGGTGCTACCGGGCACCACCGATCCGTACTCCATTCTGACTCTGCCTTGCGCTGATTATCCCGGTGTTGTCGAGGCGGTACAGGACTATCTCGAACGCGTTGGTGCCACCGGTGACCAGGCGCCGCGCGAGGCCTGTCTGGCTTTCGCCTGCCCAGTGCATGATGAACGGGTAACGATGACCAACAATCACTGGGACTTCACCAAGTCCGAAGTGAAGGATGCGCTCGGTCTTGAGCTGTTCAAGGTCATCAACGACTTCATGGGTCAGGCGCTGGGTGTCCCGCATGTGCCGGACACTGATCTGGTGACCATCCACCAGGGCGCAATTGTCGACCATGCCACCCGCCTGGTCATCGGCCCCGGCACCGGGCTTGGTATGGCCGGAGTCTTTCCAGCTCGACGCGCGTGGATTCCACTACCCAACGAAGGCGGCCACGCCAGCTTCGCACCGACCGATGACCGTGAGCTGGAAATCTATCAGCATTTCCACCGCCGCTATGGTCGCGTCAGTGTTGAGCGTGTGCTGTGTGGCCAGGGGTTACTGGACCTCTACCGGATCCTTGCCGAGATAGAGGGGCTACCGAGCACTGCGACAAGTCCGGCAGAGGTTACCCGAGCGGCCAATGCTGGTGACCCTCTCGGGCGTGATACCATCCTGCGCTTTCTCAAGATTCTCGGCGATACGGCAGGTGATGCCGCGCTGACCATCGGCGCCAGAGGTGGTGTCTATCTGTGTGGCGGCATCGTGCCACGCTTGATCGACTGGCTTCCCCACAGCGGCTTCCTCAATGCCTTCTGTGCCAAAGGGCGCATGCGCCCGTACAATGAAGCCATCTCTGTGCACGTGGTCAAGGCGCCCTGGACAGGGCTGCTGGGCGCCGCCGAGGCACTCCACAACGAGGAGGTCGAATGA
- the edd gene encoding phosphogluconate dehydratase, producing MASQLPSLDPTVARVTERIRERSRERRALYEQRMENQHQRGVHRSELSCGNLAHGFAACGSDDKNQLKMMNSANLGIISSYNDMLSAHQPFETYPEVIRDAARQMGSTAQFAGGVPAMCDGVTQGQPGMELSLFSRDVIAMSTAVGLSHNMFDAALYLGVCDKIVPGLFIGAARFGHLPAMFVPAGPMPSGLPNKEKARVRQLFAEGKVGRDELLEAESQSYHSPGTCTFYGTANSNQLMMEFMGLHLPGSSFVNPGTGMREALTRFATQQAVRNTEPGGDYRPFYRQIDERAIVNAMVGLLASGGSTNHTMHLVAMAAAAGITINWDDFAELSAAVPSLTRVYPNGQADINHFQAAGGMSLLIRELLGTGLIHGDLPTVFGTDMTAYTQEPFLEGDKLVWREGPSESLDPDVLRPVANPFAATGGLNVLDGNLGRGVIKVSAVESQHRVVEAPIKIFEDQNELKASFESGDLDRDVIVVVRFQGPKANGMPELHKLTPYLGVLQDRGYHVALVTDGRMSGASGKVPAAIHITPEALDGGPLSRLRDGDVVRLDADSGELKVLIDAREWADRPQHVAELDHYHVGLGRELFGGFRHLAMRAEEGAGVFGSFEADDLARQQSQIHDEDA from the coding sequence ATGGCTAGCCAATTACCTTCGCTCGACCCTACCGTCGCCCGCGTGACCGAACGCATCCGTGAGCGCTCGCGTGAGCGGCGTGCGCTCTACGAGCAGCGCATGGAGAATCAGCATCAGCGCGGAGTGCATCGCAGTGAGCTGTCATGTGGCAACCTCGCCCACGGCTTTGCGGCATGCGGTAGCGATGACAAGAACCAGCTCAAGATGATGAACAGCGCCAACCTGGGCATCATCTCGTCCTACAACGACATGCTCTCGGCACACCAGCCCTTCGAAACCTATCCCGAAGTGATCCGTGACGCGGCGCGCCAGATGGGCTCAACAGCACAGTTTGCTGGCGGTGTTCCCGCGATGTGTGATGGTGTGACCCAAGGCCAGCCGGGCATGGAGCTGTCACTGTTCTCACGCGACGTGATTGCCATGTCCACCGCCGTCGGCCTCTCGCACAACATGTTCGACGCCGCCCTCTACCTCGGCGTGTGTGACAAGATCGTACCGGGCCTGTTTATCGGTGCCGCACGTTTTGGCCACCTACCCGCCATGTTCGTCCCTGCCGGTCCGATGCCCAGTGGCTTGCCCAACAAGGAAAAAGCCCGGGTGCGTCAGCTGTTTGCTGAAGGCAAGGTGGGGCGCGATGAGTTGCTTGAGGCGGAATCCCAGTCTTACCACAGCCCCGGCACCTGCACCTTCTACGGGACCGCCAACTCCAATCAGTTGATGATGGAGTTCATGGGTCTGCACCTGCCTGGGTCCTCCTTTGTTAACCCCGGCACCGGAATGCGTGAAGCATTAACCCGTTTTGCCACACAGCAGGCGGTCCGCAATACCGAGCCCGGTGGAGATTATCGTCCGTTCTATCGCCAGATCGATGAACGCGCCATCGTCAACGCCATGGTAGGGCTGCTGGCTTCGGGTGGTTCCACCAACCACACCATGCACCTGGTCGCGATGGCGGCTGCTGCCGGCATCACCATCAACTGGGATGACTTCGCGGAACTCTCCGCCGCCGTGCCGAGCCTGACGCGGGTGTACCCGAATGGTCAGGCCGATATCAATCATTTCCAGGCCGCTGGCGGCATGAGTCTGCTGATCCGCGAGCTGCTGGGCACCGGCCTGATTCATGGCGACCTGCCGACCGTGTTCGGCACCGACATGACTGCCTACACCCAGGAGCCATTCCTCGAGGGTGACAAGCTGGTATGGCGCGAAGGTCCGAGCGAGAGCCTCGATCCGGACGTGCTGCGCCCGGTCGCCAATCCCTTCGCTGCCACTGGTGGCCTCAATGTGCTGGATGGCAATCTCGGCCGCGGTGTGATCAAGGTCTCGGCGGTGGAGTCTCAGCATCGAGTGGTCGAGGCCCCCATCAAGATCTTCGAAGATCAGAATGAACTCAAGGCGTCCTTCGAATCCGGTGACCTGGATCGCGACGTCATTGTCGTTGTGCGCTTCCAGGGGCCCAAGGCCAATGGCATGCCCGAGCTGCATAAGCTGACGCCTTATCTCGGCGTACTTCAGGATCGTGGCTACCACGTCGCGCTGGTCACCGATGGCCGCATGTCCGGGGCGTCAGGCAAGGTGCCAGCCGCTATCCACATCACGCCGGAAGCCCTCGATGGTGGCCCGCTATCTCGCCTGCGTGACGGCGATGTCGTGCGCCTGGACGCTGACAGCGGAGAACTCAAGGTGCTGATCGATGCACGCGAGTGGGCGGATCGCCCACAACACGTCGCCGAGCTGGACCACTATCACGTCGGTCTCGGACGCGAACTGTTCGGCGGCTTCCGCCATCTCGCGATGCGGGCCGAGGAAGGCGCTGGGGTCTTTGGCAGCTTCGAGGCAGACGACCTGGCACGCCAGCAGAGCCAGATTCATGACGAAGACGCCTGA
- a CDS encoding GNAT family N-acetyltransferase, whose translation MTQLRLECIKAVADIKPSHWNALVSDDHPFLRHEFLHALESTGAVAADTGWLPEHRTLWLGERLVGILPFYLKRHSWGEYVFDWGWAEAWQNAGGRYYPKGLSAIPFTPAPGPRLALAEGVDRMAAMELLATSWESDARLSSWHLLFAEPSEVADWCLARPQLVQRSGVQFQWRDREFGDFEGYLAAMNSKRRKEIRRERRRVREQGISLHRLSGSEISHSDIQHFHRCYRLTYLERGQSGYLSEAFFLRLLEDMPHALVLVQARHSGQPVAAALCLQGSRTLYGRYWGSEVMADCLHFETCYYQGIEHCLQQGLTCFDPGTQGEHKVSRGFAPVRLTSLHYIADPRLSDAVLDFCRREHSHIQAYAGSAEQGLPFRSEAGLNAMP comes from the coding sequence ATGACGCAGCTCAGGTTGGAATGCATCAAGGCTGTGGCGGACATCAAGCCGTCGCACTGGAATGCCCTGGTCAGTGATGATCATCCTTTCCTGCGTCACGAGTTCCTGCATGCACTGGAGAGCACGGGTGCGGTGGCCGCCGATACCGGCTGGTTGCCTGAGCACCGTACCTTGTGGCTAGGCGAGCGTCTGGTCGGCATTCTACCGTTTTATCTCAAGAGGCACTCCTGGGGAGAGTATGTCTTCGACTGGGGATGGGCCGAAGCGTGGCAGAATGCCGGTGGCCGCTATTACCCCAAGGGGCTGAGTGCTATTCCCTTTACCCCTGCACCAGGGCCGCGGCTGGCACTGGCAGAAGGGGTCGACAGGATGGCTGCCATGGAACTGTTGGCCACGAGCTGGGAGTCGGATGCGCGGCTGTCGAGCTGGCATCTGTTGTTCGCTGAGCCGAGTGAAGTTGCGGATTGGTGTCTAGCTCGGCCACAACTGGTCCAGCGCAGCGGAGTGCAGTTTCAGTGGCGAGATAGGGAATTCGGCGATTTCGAAGGCTACCTGGCGGCGATGAATTCGAAGCGTCGCAAGGAAATTCGCCGTGAGCGCCGGCGGGTGCGTGAGCAAGGCATCAGTCTACATCGCCTGAGCGGCAGCGAGATCAGCCACAGTGACATTCAGCATTTCCATCGCTGCTACCGCCTCACTTACCTCGAGCGTGGCCAGAGTGGTTATCTGAGTGAGGCATTCTTTCTGCGTCTGCTTGAGGACATGCCGCATGCACTGGTGCTTGTTCAGGCGCGTCATAGTGGTCAACCGGTTGCCGCAGCGCTGTGTCTGCAGGGCAGCCGCACGCTCTACGGCCGTTACTGGGGAAGCGAAGTAATGGCCGATTGCCTGCACTTCGAGACCTGCTATTACCAGGGTATAGAGCATTGCCTGCAGCAAGGACTGACGTGTTTCGACCCAGGAACCCAGGGGGAGCACAAGGTGTCCAGAGGCTTCGCGCCGGTAAGGCTGACCTCCCTGCACTACATTGCCGACCCGCGCCTCAGCGATGCAGTGCTGGATTTCTGTCGTCGTGAGCATTCACATATCCAGGCATATGCCGGCAGTGCTGAGCAGGGGCTGCCCTTCCGTAGTGAAGCTGGTTTGAATGCTATGCCCTGA
- a CDS encoding sigma-54 interaction domain-containing protein — protein sequence MSGLQRCCWWVGDTGGESARLYDGLVANGWSLVPLPLPLADCRISGKDECRVGVVTLADLEVNDLRQLEPLMLRSARPWIVVGCDADLEDPEKRRIIAHLSHGMVTREVDILRLSILLEHGADLARLQQRERELQQTSRSRDERDDYEFVGTTPAMWDLFKTIRKVAAVDAPVFISGESGTGKELTAQAIHERSSRSYLPFHAINCGALPEHLIQSELFGHEKGAFTGASQRKIGRFEAADGGTLFLDEIGDLPLDLQVNLLRFLETRSIQRVGGLEDIPVDVRVLAATHVNLERAVEEGRFREDLFHRLNVLHIRVPALREHTEDIEILARFFFERFANEKASCLKGFSREALTVMQRYHWPGNVRELINRVRRAMVMCENRLIQPEDLGIERRGPNRHQVTLEEVREAAEREALLAALGRNRYRVNAAATELGVSRVTIYRLLDKHGISRTPQEEASFG from the coding sequence ATGAGTGGGTTGCAGCGCTGCTGTTGGTGGGTAGGTGATACTGGCGGGGAGTCTGCCCGTCTCTACGATGGTCTGGTAGCCAATGGCTGGAGCCTGGTGCCGTTACCGCTGCCGCTGGCGGATTGCCGAATTTCCGGTAAGGATGAATGCCGAGTGGGTGTTGTCACCCTGGCGGACCTTGAAGTGAATGATCTTCGGCAACTGGAGCCGTTGATGTTACGCAGCGCCAGGCCCTGGATCGTCGTGGGGTGTGACGCGGACCTGGAAGATCCCGAGAAGCGCCGAATCATTGCCCACCTCAGTCATGGCATGGTGACTCGAGAGGTGGATATCCTGAGGCTGTCGATACTGCTTGAGCATGGTGCTGATCTGGCACGCCTTCAGCAGCGTGAGCGTGAACTTCAGCAGACCAGTCGCAGTCGTGATGAGCGGGATGATTATGAGTTTGTCGGCACCACGCCTGCCATGTGGGACCTGTTCAAGACCATCCGCAAGGTGGCAGCGGTAGATGCACCGGTTTTCATCAGCGGCGAGTCCGGTACCGGCAAGGAACTGACCGCTCAGGCCATTCATGAGCGCTCTTCGCGCAGCTATCTGCCGTTCCATGCCATCAATTGTGGTGCCTTGCCGGAGCACTTGATCCAGTCCGAGCTGTTCGGCCACGAAAAGGGTGCCTTTACAGGGGCTTCTCAACGCAAGATCGGGCGTTTCGAGGCGGCGGACGGTGGCACTCTGTTTCTCGATGAGATCGGCGACCTGCCACTCGACCTTCAGGTCAATCTACTGCGCTTTCTTGAGACCCGAAGTATACAGCGCGTTGGAGGGCTGGAGGATATTCCCGTGGATGTTCGAGTCCTCGCCGCGACCCATGTCAATCTGGAACGGGCGGTCGAAGAAGGGCGATTCCGTGAGGACCTCTTCCATCGTCTCAATGTCCTGCATATCCGGGTGCCGGCGTTGCGTGAACACACGGAAGACATCGAGATTCTGGCGCGTTTCTTCTTCGAGCGTTTCGCCAACGAGAAGGCGTCATGTCTCAAGGGGTTCTCGCGCGAAGCGTTGACGGTCATGCAGCGCTACCATTGGCCGGGCAACGTACGAGAGCTGATCAATCGCGTACGCCGGGCGATGGTGATGTGTGAGAACCGACTGATCCAGCCTGAAGATCTTGGTATAGAGCGACGTGGACCCAACCGCCACCAGGTGACTCTCGAGGAAGTCCGCGAAGCGGCCGAACGAGAGGCACTGCTTGCCGCTCTGGGCCGTAATCGCTACCGAGTCAATGCTGCTGCCACTGAGCTGGGTGTCTCACGAGTCACCATCTATCGCTTACTCGATAAACACGGTATTTCGCGCACACCACAGGAGGAAGCTTCCTTCGGTTGA
- a CDS encoding C39 family peptidase: MKLPHWTMVPLMALGIALPWQASDAGVVQIPGVVSGTLMSKGVQSIRERRYENLIEQRTDFSCGAASLATILRYAYQFPDTSENQVLSGMLKLADIELVQQQGFSLLDMKNYVESLGLRGRGYEVTPETLDEVSIPVIVLLDLDGYKHFVVLKKASDDRVYIGDPALGNRVMSRDDFMSAWNNIIFAVVGEGYDRYSVLLDPRQPLSAHRMRDVFSPVSREQLVDFGFRHTELF; this comes from the coding sequence ATGAAACTGCCGCACTGGACCATGGTTCCGCTGATGGCACTGGGTATCGCCCTGCCCTGGCAGGCCAGCGATGCCGGGGTCGTACAGATTCCGGGAGTCGTGTCGGGTACCTTGATGAGCAAGGGTGTCCAGTCGATTCGCGAGCGCCGCTACGAGAATCTCATCGAGCAGCGCACCGATTTTTCCTGTGGGGCCGCATCGTTGGCCACCATTCTGCGTTACGCCTATCAGTTTCCCGACACCAGTGAAAACCAGGTACTCAGCGGAATGCTGAAACTGGCGGATATTGAGCTGGTGCAACAGCAGGGCTTCTCTCTGCTGGACATGAAGAATTACGTCGAGAGTCTAGGGCTACGCGGTCGTGGCTATGAGGTCACGCCGGAGACCCTCGATGAAGTCTCGATTCCAGTGATCGTGCTGCTGGATCTGGATGGATACAAACACTTTGTGGTCCTGAAGAAGGCGAGTGACGATCGCGTCTATATCGGTGACCCCGCATTGGGCAACCGGGTCATGTCACGAGACGACTTCATGAGCGCATGGAACAACATCATCTTCGCAGTAGTGGGAGAGGGGTATGACCGCTACTCGGTTTTGCTCGATCCGCGCCAACCTCTCTCGGCGCACCGCATGCGGGATGTTTTCTCTCCCGTGTCGCGGGAACAACTGGTCGATTTCGGCTTCCGCCATACCGAGTTGTTCTAG
- a CDS encoding transporter: MNNSYRRVVRPPFVGAVVLGFGVTASGQVLAQTTIGTEQQAAREESQSRSVQDIYREEHALFSDRLTVEPGITYTYSDRDSLALRGFLALDAIFLGELNLDNVESHITTMEVNTRYGFTDRLEASINVPFVYRTTELESIGGDLSTEQNTSASVSDSGLGDITANLSYRLLPETYERPDVVVSLGVRAPTGKDPYGIDLNQDPDNTNLYVPEELPTGNGVWGITAGVSVLKTVDPAIVFANLGYTYNIEDEFDDISGGEGNQRAKVDLGDSISAGFGTAFALNERLSLALSYSHEHIRETRITPDGGSSTKVVGSGANIGVFNIGGTYALSDSTSVVTNLGIGMTEDASDILLTFRMPFQL, encoded by the coding sequence GTGAACAACAGCTATCGTCGCGTGGTGCGTCCACCCTTTGTGGGCGCCGTCGTTCTGGGCTTCGGAGTCACGGCTTCCGGCCAGGTGCTGGCCCAGACGACTATTGGCACCGAGCAGCAGGCAGCACGAGAGGAATCCCAGAGCCGCAGTGTCCAGGATATCTATCGTGAAGAGCATGCGCTGTTCTCGGATCGTCTGACCGTCGAACCGGGTATCACCTACACCTATTCCGACCGTGATAGCCTCGCTCTGCGAGGCTTTCTGGCTTTGGACGCTATTTTTCTCGGTGAGTTGAATCTCGACAACGTCGAGAGCCATATCACCACCATGGAGGTGAATACCCGCTACGGCTTTACCGACCGTCTCGAAGCCAGCATCAATGTTCCCTTCGTGTACCGAACCACCGAACTGGAATCGATTGGGGGGGATCTGTCCACCGAGCAGAATACTTCTGCCAGCGTCAGTGATTCGGGGCTGGGAGATATCACTGCCAATCTATCTTATCGCCTGCTGCCGGAGACCTACGAGCGCCCGGATGTCGTGGTCAGCCTCGGGGTTCGAGCACCCACCGGCAAGGACCCCTACGGCATCGACCTCAACCAGGATCCAGACAATACCAACCTGTATGTGCCAGAGGAGTTACCGACCGGCAACGGTGTATGGGGGATTACCGCTGGCGTCTCGGTATTGAAGACCGTGGACCCGGCGATCGTATTTGCCAACCTCGGTTATACCTACAACATCGAGGACGAGTTTGACGATATCTCTGGTGGCGAAGGCAATCAGCGAGCCAAGGTCGATCTGGGCGACAGCATCTCGGCCGGCTTTGGTACCGCGTTTGCGCTCAACGAGCGCTTGAGTCTCGCCTTGTCCTACTCTCATGAGCACATTCGTGAAACCAGGATCACTCCAGACGGTGGCAGCAGCACCAAGGTGGTCGGTAGTGGCGCCAATATCGGTGTGTTCAATATCGGCGGCACCTATGCACTGAGTGATTCCACGTCTGTGGTGACCAATCTCGGGATAGGCATGACCGAAGATGCTTCCGATATCCTGCTGACCTTCAGAATGCCGTTTCAGCTGTGA